The genome window AGGCGCTTTCGTGGGAAATATTGCAAAGGATCTGAGACTGGATGTAAAGGGGATAAGCCTTATTTCCGGAGGTAGGATTCAGTATTTTGCTCTCGATTTTAAATCTGGAAGTGTTATAATTAACGAGAAGATCGACCGAGAAGAAATTTGTAGGCAAGCCAGTGAGTGCATATTAACTGTGGATATTATGGTAGAGGATACAGTGGACATTTATGCAGTTGAAATTATTATTCAAGATTTAAATGATAATTCACCTATATTCCCTAATGAGGAAATAGTATTAAAAATCAGTGAATCGACAGCACTAGGAGCGCGTTATCTTCTTCAGGATGCGCAGGATCCAGATATAGGGAATAATTCGCTCCAGAGCTATCAACTCAGCACCAGCAAGTACTTTACTTTGGATGTACAAACAGGAAATGATGGCGTCAAATATGCAGAACTAGTTCTTAAGAAATCTCTGGACCGAGAAGAACAGACTATCCACTATCTCACGCTAACAGCCACTGATGGTGGGGATCCAGTTAGATCTGGAACTACACAAATTCACGTCATTGTTCTGGATGCAAATGACAATGCGCCCGTTTTTAATCAATCTGTATATAAAGCAGATGTTTTGGAAAATGTTCCTGTAGACACTGTGGTGGTTACATTGAAGGCTACTGACGAGGACGAGGGTTTACATGCAGAAGTCACCTATATATTTAGAAAAATCACAGATAGAGCATCTCAAATATTTCAGCTAAACTCTAAAAAAGGAACAAtatcaattttagaaaatttgGACTTTGAGGAGTCTGAAGTATATGAAATGGAAGTTCAGGCCAATGATGGGGGAGGTCTTTCAGCCAAGTGCAAAGTTTTGATCCAGGTTATTAATTTAAATGATAACGTCCCAGAAGTTACCGTCAGATCCCTCTTTACTCCAATAGCAGAAGATAGTTCTCCTGGAACAGCAGTCGCTCTTTTAAATGTCCACGACCGAGATTCTGGAGAAAATGGCGTTGTAACCTGTTCCATTTCTGGCAATTTACCATTTCAACTAAAGAAATCTTCTGGTAATTACTACAGTTTAGTGACTAAGCGAAACTTGGACAGAGAAGAAGTCTCTGAATATAACATAATTGTAACAGCCACTGACCAAGGTAATCCCCCTCTGTCTACAACCATAAGCATGCTTCTTATGATTTCTGATAAAAATGATAATCCACCTATCTTTGCTCAGTCCAAGTATACAGTTTATGTAACAGAAAACGTCTCTCCGGGAACTTCCATTTATACTACCAAGGCAACAGATTTGGATTCGGGCGAGAATTCTAGAATTACTTATTCTATAATTGAGGGTCAACTCCGTGAGGTCCCTCTATCCTCTTATGTATCCATTAATTCGGAGACTGGAGTAATATATACAGTACGGTCATTTGATTATGAACGGTTCAgagattttcaaattctggtggaGGCTGAAGATGGGGGTTCTCCGTCCCTCAAAAGTAATATCACCGTTAATATTTTTATCTTAGATCAAAATGACAATTCTCCTGAAATCTTATACCCTTCATTTCCAAACGATGGTTCAACTGGTGTGGAGCTGGTACCTCGTTCTTGTGATCCAGGATACCTTGTAACTAAGGTGGTAGCAGTTGATGCAGATTCTGGACAAAATGCCTGGCTCTCTTACATTCTCGTCACATCTTCAGAGCCGGGACTTTTCACGGTTGGACTTCATACTGGAGAAATCAGAACAGCCCGTTTATTTATAGAGAAACACTCCGTCAAGCAAACCCTGGTGGTTTCAGTGAGAGACAATGGTCAACCTCCCCTCTCTGCCACAGTTACTGTGACTGTAATGGTGACAGACAGCATCCAGGACATTCTTTCCGATCTAAGCAGCCTTTCATCGCCCACAGACACGGAATCCAACCTCTCACTGTATTTGGTAATCGCTGTTGCCACTATTTcttgtttcttctttattttcatcATAGTACTTCTAGCCATCAAGCTCCGTAAATGGAAAGAGTCTCAACTCTTTGACTCTTCCACTGTTGATTTCAGTGCAGTTCCTACTTCTCAGTATGTAGGTGTAGATGGTGTCAGAGCATTTCTTCAGACTTACTCTCAGGAACATTGTTTAACCACAAACTCTGGAAAGAGCCAGTTTAAATATCCTAATTCAAGTCCTTCAAATACGCTTGATGTCAACCAAGTGTCTGAGAAACAAGCATCATGCTTAATTACAGAAGCATTAAATATCAGTGATGAGGACCAATACCTCTTTCAGgtgagctatttttttttaactcatttaAGGATTTGTGTATGCGAGTGTGAGAGGGGTGTTCTAAGATATATGAGTACAGTCTATTTACAAGGAAATAATGTTAAATCATTACAATTCAGTTCTATCACATGATCTATACTAGAGAAAATGTGATAGAGACAGAAATCTTCATTGAAAGTAATATGCTAAGGTGCCCCTCAATTTTATGAATTGGAGAGAGCCACTAAGTCCGAAATTTCCACATTGCATTATTACACCCTGAAGCAGAGGTAAAGAATACAACAATCTGGAATGTACAACTATCTCAATTTTATGATTTCATTGTAGTAGGTCAATTGAAGCTTAACAAAAAAGAATTACTTGAAACATAGAATAAAAGATTTCCTGTGTCCCTACCGAAGTAGTGAGGGCTGTGTTCTTACTTTTGAGATATATATTTGCACTTGGGTTTACCTTGTTTTTGGTATAAGCATAAACTCTGGTTGGAATAAAGTAGCACGTGAGATTCAGGCAGTGCTGTCTGGATCATACTTGGAAAACAGCAGTACTTTTCATTTTGACGGTAACACATTGCGTCACCTTGTAAATATGCAGAGATCACACATTTCATAGAGAAAAACAGACACCCTGAAAAAATAGCAGAAATGTCAGATCAGGTTTAGTATGGAGACCATGGGTCAGACGAAAAGGCAGGTAATATGCACTTTGGAGGAAGTATACTTGCTGGCTCTGACCAGGAAAAATATCCGAGAGTATTAGAAGCTATGATTAAGAGTAAAGCCAGTGGCCACAAAACCTAGAGACAGGTTGGTATGAATTAAATTGTGCaaataaaactgtgaaagatgTCATTCTCCTGCAGGACAGGGCCATTGCCAGGTTACTTTTCTAGAATGGAATTCAGAAAAATGGAAATGAGATTTCACCAGTTTCAAAGATATGAACTCTGCATTTAAAGAGTTGTGGAATTAAGAAATATTTTGGTGTGAGACATGGCAACAACTATTAAACTCTATAACtttaaaaatgaaggaaaaagacaaaatataatTATACTACAAAGAAAGCTTACATTAGGAGGaactgtttgggattttttttccactgtACATTTCTGGCTACAGAGGTGTACAGTGTATTTTTTGTCCTAGATTACCATGCATAAACTTCTTTAAAGTAACGAGAAGTAGTTTGAACTTGATGGATCTCTGGTTTTCTTTCTTCATGACTTAGCAAGTAGTTATGGAAACTGTCCTTTTATCGCTAGGGATAGGATCAACAATAAAGGAGTTACAGTATATGAAGAAACTAATCAAATTACCCCACAGATTGCACTTCCCTATATCTACGACATAAACTTACTTGCAGGTAGTAGCAAGACAGTAAAACATTCAGTAGATTAGTGATAGCTCTACTCCATGATGAGATGATAATAGTACTCCTTTAAAGCTGAAAATGTTTAAATTCTCGCTTACCTTAGATTTTTTTCATAGCCAATGATTTTTGCCTCGATTTCAGATCATTTTAAGCCACAAAATATAAACTAAAACATGGCAAACAAATACAAAGACATAATTGGTATGTAATGTTAGCTGGATTTTAGTTGAATGGCTGGATACTTGCAATACAGGAGACTTGCTCTCATCAGTTTCATAATAATATAATATCTTTGAACATCTAATTTACTGCTCTGGAAGGAATCTTTCAGTCAAATTTCTAGTACTAATCAACAAAAGAGATCGTTGGTCTTATTGCAGTTCTCAAGTTCAGACTCAGAGTGCCGCTGTTGGCCAATGCGGAGTCAGAGAAGAAGCTAAAGATCCATCAGAGCCTCCCTTCTCATTCCGCACTCTCGTACAGTATGGTTCGGAAAGGAAACGCTGAAGGAAATCACTCCACC of Rhinatrema bivittatum chromosome 18, aRhiBiv1.1, whole genome shotgun sequence contains these proteins:
- the LOC115079677 gene encoding protocadherin gamma-A4-like, giving the protein MGMAAKGRHRDFKAVEIVCFVVLAVCKMVLGQVRYSIPEEMQKGAFVGNIAKDLRLDVKGISLISGGRIQYFALDFKSGSVIINEKIDREEICRQASECILTVDIMVEDTVDIYAVEIIIQDLNDNSPIFPNEEIVLKISESTALGARYLLQDAQDPDIGNNSLQSYQLSTSKYFTLDVQTGNDGVKYAELVLKKSLDREEQTIHYLTLTATDGGDPVRSGTTQIHVIVLDANDNAPVFNQSVYKADVLENVPVDTVVVTLKATDEDEGLHAEVTYIFRKITDRASQIFQLNSKKGTISILENLDFEESEVYEMEVQANDGGGLSAKCKVLIQVINLNDNVPEVTVRSLFTPIAEDSSPGTAVALLNVHDRDSGENGVVTCSISGNLPFQLKKSSGNYYSLVTKRNLDREEVSEYNIIVTATDQGNPPLSTTISMLLMISDKNDNPPIFAQSKYTVYVTENVSPGTSIYTTKATDLDSGENSRITYSIIEGQLREVPLSSYVSINSETGVIYTVRSFDYERFRDFQILVEAEDGGSPSLKSNITVNIFILDQNDNSPEILYPSFPNDGSTGVELVPRSCDPGYLVTKVVAVDADSGQNAWLSYILVTSSEPGLFTVGLHTGEIRTARLFIEKHSVKQTLVVSVRDNGQPPLSATVTVTVMVTDSIQDILSDLSSLSSPTDTESNLSLYLVIAVATISCFFFIFIIVLLAIKLRKWKESQLFDSSTVDFSAVPTSQYVGVDGVRAFLQTYSQEHCLTTNSGKSQFKYPNSSPSNTLDVNQVSEKQASCLITEALNISDEDQYLFQVSYFFLTHLRICVCECERGVLRYMSTVYLQGNNVKSLQFSSIT